The Pan troglodytes isolate AG18354 chromosome 1, NHGRI_mPanTro3-v2.0_pri, whole genome shotgun sequence genome includes a region encoding these proteins:
- the MUTYH gene encoding adenine DNA glycosylase isoform X21: protein MRWTWTGGHMLKWPTLQDLASASLEEVNQLWAGLGYYSRGRRLQEGARKVVEELGGHMPRTAETLQQLLPGVGRYTAGAIASIAFGQATGVVDGNVARVLCRVRAIGADPSSTLVSQQLWGLAQQLVDPARPGDFNQAAMELGATVCTPQRPLCSQCPVESLCRARQRVEREQLLASRSLSGSPDVEECAPNTGQCHLCLPPSEPWDQTLGVVNFPRKASRKPPREESSATCVLEQPGALGAQILLVQRPNSGLLAGLWEFPSVTWEPSEQLQRKALLQELQRWAGPLPATRLRHLGEVVHTFSHIKLTYQVYGLALEGQTPVTTVPPGARWLTQEEFHTAAVSTAMKKVFRVYQGQQPGTCMTVSLSPDLGSLQSPTTGLKRFSCLSLPSSWDYRVPKGPRCPLRAVGKSPAWASKSWIISFGLTSPLMHTASTVQPSDTSESPHSLRILLLIKCLFL from the exons ATGAGATGGACCTGGACAGGCGGGCATATGCTG AAGTGGCCTACACTGCAGGACCTGGCCAGTGCTTCCCTGGAG GAGGTGAATCAACTCTGGGCTGGCCTGGGCTACTATTCTCGTGGCCGGCGGCTGCAGGAGGGAGCTCGGAAG GTGGTAGAGGAGCTAGGGGGCCACATGCCACGTACAGCAGAGACCCTGCAGCAGCTCCTGCCTGGCGTGGGCCGCTACACAGCTGGGGCCATTGCCTCTATCGCCTTTGGCCAG GCAACCGGTGTGGTGGATGGCAACGTAGCACGGGTGCTGTGCCGTGTCCGAGCCATTGGTGCTGATCCCAGCAGCACCCTTGTTTCCCAGCAGCTCTG GGGTCTAGCCCAGCAGCTGGTGGACCCAGCCCGGCCAGGAGATTTCAACCAAGCAGCCATGGAGCTAGGGGCCACAGTGTGTACCCCACAGCGCCCACTGTGCAGCCAGTGCCCTGTGGAGAGCCTGTGCCGGGCACGCCAGAGA GTGGAGCGGGAACAGCTCTTAGCCTCACGGAGCCTGTCGGGCAGTCCTGACGTGGAGGAGTGTG CTCCCAACACCGGACAGTGCCACCTGTGCCTGCCTCCCTCGGAGCCCTGGGACCAGACCCTGGGAGTGGTCAACTTCCCCAGAAAGGCCAGCCGCAAGCCCCCCAGGGAGGAGAGCTCTGCCACCTGTGTTCTGGAACAGCCTGGGGCCCTTGGGGCCCAAATTCTGCTGGTGCAGAGGCCCAACTCAG GTCTGCTGGCAGGACTGTGGGAGTTCCCGTCCGTGACCTGGGAGCCCTCAGAGCAGCTTCAGCGCAAGGCCCTGCTGCAGGAACTACAGCGTTGGGCTGGGCCCCTCCCAGCCACGCGCCTCCGGCACCTTGGGGAG GTTGTCCACACCTTCTCTCACATCAAGCTGACGTATCAAGTATATGGGCTGGCCTTGGAAGGGCAGACCCCAGTGACCACCGTACCACCAGGTGCTCGCTGGCTGACCCAGGAGGAATTTCACACCGCAGCTGTTTCCACCGCCATGAAAAAG GTTTTCCGTGTGTATCAGGGCCAACAGCCAGGGACCTGTATG acagtctcactgtcacccgatctcggctcactgcaatctcccacAACTGgattaaagcgattctcctgcctcagtctcccaagtagctgggattacag GGTTCCAAAAGGTCCCAGGTGTCCTCTCCGTGCAGTCGGAAAAAGCCCCGCATGGGCCAGCAAGTCCTGGATAATTTCTTTCGGTCTCACATCTCCACTGATGCACACAGCCTCAACAGTGCAGCCCAGTGACACCTCTGAAAGCCCCCATTCCCTGAGAATCCTGTTGTTAATAAAGTGcttatttttgtag
- the MUTYH gene encoding adenine DNA glycosylase isoform X23, translated as MRWTWTGGHMLKWPTLQDLASASLEEVNQLWAGLGYYSRGRRLQEGARKVVEELGGHMPRTAETLQQLLPGVGRYTAGAIASIAFGQATGVVDGNVARVLCRVRAIGADPSSTLVSQQLWGLAQQLVDPARPGDFNQAAMELGATVCTPQRPLCSQCPVESLCRARQRVEREQLLASRSLSGSPDVEECAPNTGQCHLCLPPSEPWDQTLGVVNFPRKASRKPPREESSATCVLEQPGALGAQILLVQRPNSGLLAGLWEFPSVTWEPSEQLQRKALLQELQRWAGPLPATRLRHLGEVVHTFSHIKLTYQVYGLALEGQTPVTTVPPGARWLTQEEFHTAAVSTAMKKVFRVYQGQQPGTCMGSKRSQVSSPCSRKKPRMGQQVLDNFFRSHISTDAHSLNSAAQ; from the exons ATGAGATGGACCTGGACAGGCGGGCATATGCTG AAGTGGCCTACACTGCAGGACCTGGCCAGTGCTTCCCTGGAG GAGGTGAATCAACTCTGGGCTGGCCTGGGCTACTATTCTCGTGGCCGGCGGCTGCAGGAGGGAGCTCGGAAG GTGGTAGAGGAGCTAGGGGGCCACATGCCACGTACAGCAGAGACCCTGCAGCAGCTCCTGCCTGGCGTGGGCCGCTACACAGCTGGGGCCATTGCCTCTATCGCCTTTGGCCAG GCAACCGGTGTGGTGGATGGCAACGTAGCACGGGTGCTGTGCCGTGTCCGAGCCATTGGTGCTGATCCCAGCAGCACCCTTGTTTCCCAGCAGCTCTG GGGTCTAGCCCAGCAGCTGGTGGACCCAGCCCGGCCAGGAGATTTCAACCAAGCAGCCATGGAGCTAGGGGCCACAGTGTGTACCCCACAGCGCCCACTGTGCAGCCAGTGCCCTGTGGAGAGCCTGTGCCGGGCACGCCAGAGA GTGGAGCGGGAACAGCTCTTAGCCTCACGGAGCCTGTCGGGCAGTCCTGACGTGGAGGAGTGTG CTCCCAACACCGGACAGTGCCACCTGTGCCTGCCTCCCTCGGAGCCCTGGGACCAGACCCTGGGAGTGGTCAACTTCCCCAGAAAGGCCAGCCGCAAGCCCCCCAGGGAGGAGAGCTCTGCCACCTGTGTTCTGGAACAGCCTGGGGCCCTTGGGGCCCAAATTCTGCTGGTGCAGAGGCCCAACTCAG GTCTGCTGGCAGGACTGTGGGAGTTCCCGTCCGTGACCTGGGAGCCCTCAGAGCAGCTTCAGCGCAAGGCCCTGCTGCAGGAACTACAGCGTTGGGCTGGGCCCCTCCCAGCCACGCGCCTCCGGCACCTTGGGGAG GTTGTCCACACCTTCTCTCACATCAAGCTGACGTATCAAGTATATGGGCTGGCCTTGGAAGGGCAGACCCCAGTGACCACCGTACCACCAGGTGCTCGCTGGCTGACCCAGGAGGAATTTCACACCGCAGCTGTTTCCACCGCCATGAAAAAG GTTTTCCGTGTGTATCAGGGCCAACAGCCAGGGACCTGTATG GGTTCCAAAAGGTCCCAGGTGTCCTCTCCGTGCAGTCGGAAAAAGCCCCGCATGGGCCAGCAAGTCCTGGATAATTTCTTTCGGTCTCACATCTCCACTGATGCACACAGCCTCAACAGTGCAGCCCAGTGA
- the MUTYH gene encoding adenine DNA glycosylase isoform X22: MDLDRRAYAVWVSEVMLQQTQVATVINYYTGWMQKWPTLQDLASASLEEVNQLWAGLGYYSRGRRLQEGARKVVEELGGHMPRTAETLQQLLPGVGRYTAGAIASIAFGQATGVVDGNVARVLCRVRAIGADPSSTLVSQQLWGLAQQLVDPARPGDFNQAAMELGATVCTPQRPLCSQCPVESLCRARQRVEREQLLASRSLSGSPDVEECAPNTGQCHLCLPPSEPWDQTLGVVNFPRKASRKPPREESSATCVLEQPGALGAQILLVQRPNSGLLAGLWEFPSVTWEPSEQLQRKALLQELQRWAGPLPATRLRHLGEVVHTFSHIKLTYQVYGLALEGQTPVTTVPPGARWLTQEEFHTAAVSTAMKKVFRVYQGQQPGTCMGSKRSQVSSPCSRKKPRMGQQVLDNFFRSHISTDAHSLNSAAQ; this comes from the exons ATGGACCTGGACAGGCGGGCATATGCTG TGTGGGTCTCAGAGGTCATGCTGCAGCAGACCCAGGTTGCCACTGTGATCAACTACTATACCGGATGGATGCAG AAGTGGCCTACACTGCAGGACCTGGCCAGTGCTTCCCTGGAG GAGGTGAATCAACTCTGGGCTGGCCTGGGCTACTATTCTCGTGGCCGGCGGCTGCAGGAGGGAGCTCGGAAG GTGGTAGAGGAGCTAGGGGGCCACATGCCACGTACAGCAGAGACCCTGCAGCAGCTCCTGCCTGGCGTGGGCCGCTACACAGCTGGGGCCATTGCCTCTATCGCCTTTGGCCAG GCAACCGGTGTGGTGGATGGCAACGTAGCACGGGTGCTGTGCCGTGTCCGAGCCATTGGTGCTGATCCCAGCAGCACCCTTGTTTCCCAGCAGCTCTG GGGTCTAGCCCAGCAGCTGGTGGACCCAGCCCGGCCAGGAGATTTCAACCAAGCAGCCATGGAGCTAGGGGCCACAGTGTGTACCCCACAGCGCCCACTGTGCAGCCAGTGCCCTGTGGAGAGCCTGTGCCGGGCACGCCAGAGA GTGGAGCGGGAACAGCTCTTAGCCTCACGGAGCCTGTCGGGCAGTCCTGACGTGGAGGAGTGTG CTCCCAACACCGGACAGTGCCACCTGTGCCTGCCTCCCTCGGAGCCCTGGGACCAGACCCTGGGAGTGGTCAACTTCCCCAGAAAGGCCAGCCGCAAGCCCCCCAGGGAGGAGAGCTCTGCCACCTGTGTTCTGGAACAGCCTGGGGCCCTTGGGGCCCAAATTCTGCTGGTGCAGAGGCCCAACTCAG GTCTGCTGGCAGGACTGTGGGAGTTCCCGTCCGTGACCTGGGAGCCCTCAGAGCAGCTTCAGCGCAAGGCCCTGCTGCAGGAACTACAGCGTTGGGCTGGGCCCCTCCCAGCCACGCGCCTCCGGCACCTTGGGGAG GTTGTCCACACCTTCTCTCACATCAAGCTGACGTATCAAGTATATGGGCTGGCCTTGGAAGGGCAGACCCCAGTGACCACCGTACCACCAGGTGCTCGCTGGCTGACCCAGGAGGAATTTCACACCGCAGCTGTTTCCACCGCCATGAAAAAG GTTTTCCGTGTGTATCAGGGCCAACAGCCAGGGACCTGTATG GGTTCCAAAAGGTCCCAGGTGTCCTCTCCGTGCAGTCGGAAAAAGCCCCGCATGGGCCAGCAAGTCCTGGATAATTTCTTTCGGTCTCACATCTCCACTGATGCACACAGCCTCAACAGTGCAGCCCAGTGA
- the MUTYH gene encoding adenine DNA glycosylase isoform X20, producing MDLDRRAYAVWVSEVMLQQTQVATVINYYTGWMQKWPTLQDLASASLEEVNQLWAGLGYYSRGRRLQEGARKVVEELGGHMPRTAETLQQLLPGVGRYTAGAIASIAFGQATGVVDGNVARVLCRVRAIGADPSSTLVSQQLWGLAQQLVDPARPGDFNQAAMELGATVCTPQRPLCSQCPVESLCRARQRVEREQLLASRSLSGSPDVEECAPNTGQCHLCLPPSEPWDQTLGVVNFPRKASRKPPREESSATCVLEQPGALGAQILLVQRPNSGLLAGLWEFPSVTWEPSEQLQRKALLQELQRWAGPLPATRLRHLGEVVHTFSHIKLTYQVYGLALEGQTPVTTVPPGARWLTQEEFHTAAVSTAMKKVFRVYQGQQPGTCMTVSLSPDLGSLQSPTTGLKRFSCLSLPSSWDYRVPKGPRCPLRAVGKSPAWASKSWIISFGLTSPLMHTASTVQPSDTSESPHSLRILLLIKCLFL from the exons ATGGACCTGGACAGGCGGGCATATGCTG TGTGGGTCTCAGAGGTCATGCTGCAGCAGACCCAGGTTGCCACTGTGATCAACTACTATACCGGATGGATGCAG AAGTGGCCTACACTGCAGGACCTGGCCAGTGCTTCCCTGGAG GAGGTGAATCAACTCTGGGCTGGCCTGGGCTACTATTCTCGTGGCCGGCGGCTGCAGGAGGGAGCTCGGAAG GTGGTAGAGGAGCTAGGGGGCCACATGCCACGTACAGCAGAGACCCTGCAGCAGCTCCTGCCTGGCGTGGGCCGCTACACAGCTGGGGCCATTGCCTCTATCGCCTTTGGCCAG GCAACCGGTGTGGTGGATGGCAACGTAGCACGGGTGCTGTGCCGTGTCCGAGCCATTGGTGCTGATCCCAGCAGCACCCTTGTTTCCCAGCAGCTCTG GGGTCTAGCCCAGCAGCTGGTGGACCCAGCCCGGCCAGGAGATTTCAACCAAGCAGCCATGGAGCTAGGGGCCACAGTGTGTACCCCACAGCGCCCACTGTGCAGCCAGTGCCCTGTGGAGAGCCTGTGCCGGGCACGCCAGAGA GTGGAGCGGGAACAGCTCTTAGCCTCACGGAGCCTGTCGGGCAGTCCTGACGTGGAGGAGTGTG CTCCCAACACCGGACAGTGCCACCTGTGCCTGCCTCCCTCGGAGCCCTGGGACCAGACCCTGGGAGTGGTCAACTTCCCCAGAAAGGCCAGCCGCAAGCCCCCCAGGGAGGAGAGCTCTGCCACCTGTGTTCTGGAACAGCCTGGGGCCCTTGGGGCCCAAATTCTGCTGGTGCAGAGGCCCAACTCAG GTCTGCTGGCAGGACTGTGGGAGTTCCCGTCCGTGACCTGGGAGCCCTCAGAGCAGCTTCAGCGCAAGGCCCTGCTGCAGGAACTACAGCGTTGGGCTGGGCCCCTCCCAGCCACGCGCCTCCGGCACCTTGGGGAG GTTGTCCACACCTTCTCTCACATCAAGCTGACGTATCAAGTATATGGGCTGGCCTTGGAAGGGCAGACCCCAGTGACCACCGTACCACCAGGTGCTCGCTGGCTGACCCAGGAGGAATTTCACACCGCAGCTGTTTCCACCGCCATGAAAAAG GTTTTCCGTGTGTATCAGGGCCAACAGCCAGGGACCTGTATG acagtctcactgtcacccgatctcggctcactgcaatctcccacAACTGgattaaagcgattctcctgcctcagtctcccaagtagctgggattacag GGTTCCAAAAGGTCCCAGGTGTCCTCTCCGTGCAGTCGGAAAAAGCCCCGCATGGGCCAGCAAGTCCTGGATAATTTCTTTCGGTCTCACATCTCCACTGATGCACACAGCCTCAACAGTGCAGCCCAGTGACACCTCTGAAAGCCCCCATTCCCTGAGAATCCTGTTGTTAATAAAGTGcttatttttgtag